From the genome of Pseudomonas sihuiensis:
GTGTTGCAGGTTTTCCGGCACCAGGATCAGCACGCGGCTGGCGCGACCGGAGAGCAGCTGGCGATGAATCACTAGGCCGGCTTCGATGGTCTTGCCCAGGCCCACTTCGTCGGCCAGCAGTACGCGCGGGGCGATGCGGTCAGCCACTTCACGGGCGATGTGCAACTGGTGAGCGATCGGTTGCGCGCGGGCGCCGCCGAGGCCCCAGAGGGACGACTGCAGCAGGCGGCTGTTGTGTTCGAGGCTGTGGTAACGCAGGGCGAACCAGGCCAGCGGGTCGATCTGGCCGGCGAACAGGCGGTCGCTGGCCAGGCGGAACTGGATGAAGTTCGACAGCTGAGTTTCCGGCATGGTCACCGGTTTATGCTGGGCATCGAGGCCGTGGTAGACCAGCAGGCCGTCGACGTCCTCGACTTCCTGCACGGTGAGCTTCCAACCCTCGAAATGGGTGATCTCGTCACCCGGGGCGAAGCGTACACGGGTCAACGGGGCATTGCGCGTAGCGTACTGGCGGGTTTCGCCGGTGGCCGGGTAGAGCACGGTGAGCAGGCGGCCGTCCTCGGCGAGGATGGTTCCCAGACCCAATTCCGCTTCGCTGTCACTGATCCAGCGTTGCCCCGGTTGATATTGCGCCATGCCTGTCTGTCTCCCGCGTGAAAAAGCCGGCTATGGTAACGGATGCAGCGCCACGGCCAAAGCGGTCATGGCACTATTGCCGTGCGGCTTAGTCAAAAGTGTAGCGAGCACCGGCTAAAGTCGCGGCTCACGGGGCCGACAGCCTGACCAAAGGAGGTGCTGCAACGTGCTACCGCCTATCCCCCATAGCCTGGTGCCGGTCACTGCCTCGCAGGATGTGATCAAGCCCAAGCCCGAGATTCCTCCGGTGACCCCGGCCGAAGGCAGCGCCAAGGAAAGTGCGCTTAGCCTCGACAAGCGCCATCCACAGGAAACCGAGGAGCTGCTGCGCGAAGAACAGCGCCGCCGCCAGCGGCGTGGCTACACCCCCGAGCAACTGGCTGAGGCCGAGCCGGAAGAGGTGGAGCAGGCGCTGGGCGATCTGCCCCGGCAGGGGCTGTGGGTAGACGTTGAAGTCTGAGACACTCTTTTCATTCTCTTGCGCATAGATTGTCATGCTGTTCGCCGACCCCTTGCCCGCACTCGCCGATGCCGAGCTGGATTATCTGCCCGGCTGGGTCGACCCCGCGCTCGCCGATAACTGGCTGCATATGCTGGTCGAGCAGACGCCCTGGCAGCAGCCGGAGTTGTTCATCCACGGCCGTTACCACCGCACGCCACGGCTGACGGCCTGGTATGGCGACCCCGAGGCGCGTTACCGCTATTCCGGGAAGATCCACGAGCCCTTGCCCTGGACGCCGCTGTTGAACGAGATTCGCCAACGGATCGAGAAAGAAGTCGGGCAATCGCTCAATGCCGTGCTGCTCAATCATTACCGCGACGGCCAGGACTCCATGGGCTGGCACAGCGATGCCGAGCCGGAACTGGGGCGCAATCCGCTGATCGCTTCGCTCAACCTCGGCGGCAGCCGGCGTTTCGATCTGCGCCGGGTTGGCAGCACGCGCATCGAACATTCGTTGACGCTGGAGCATGCTTCGCTACTGGTCATGCGCGGGCCGACCCAGCATCATTGGCAGCACCAAGTGGCAAAGACGCGCCAAGCCTGCGCGCCACGCCTGAACCTGACCTTTCGCCTGATCCGGTTTCCGCTATGAGCAATGACGACAAGCTGATCGATTTCGCCGCCGAGCGCGACAAGCGTATCCACGATCTCAACGACAAGCGCCTCAACGAGATGCGCCAGGTTTTCGAGCAGGTGTTGCCGATCGGCAAGGCCAAGAAGAAGTCCAAGAGCAAACCCAAGAAACGCTGAAACTCCCGCGGTTCAATCGTTGTGCATGGCTGCCAGGCTGTGCTTCGCGCCTCGTACCCTCTCGATTTCTTGACCTGCGTCAGTATTCCCGCAGGCCCGCTCGCGCCTGCTCGTCGGCCATTGACCCAGATCAATTTTCCCGCCGCCAGCGCTGATAACGTGAAGCCATCCCAGACAGACAGGCACAACAGGAGGCAGCCATGTTCGTCGATACAGTGGTTCTCGCCGGAGTCGGCACCGTACTTCTGATGGTCGCGTTCTTCGGGGGTGTTGGTTACTTCATCTGGAAGGATGCGCACAAGCGCAAGCAGAGCTGATCCTTCCAGTTCAATGGGCACGCAAGGCAATTCGGGCGACTTCGGTCGCCCTTTTTTTATTTGCGCGTTGCCCACCTGAGGTCGCAGCACCTTCTGGACATAAATGCTTAGCTAGCTAATAATTGAGTTTCGCACGGAGGCGCAACTCAATCGCTACAGCTATGTTCAGGGCTGAGATTCTTTCAGGTAGCCATCGTGCGTGATTCCTTGCTGGCGTTTCTCGCGCCAAGCTCGCAAGCCGTTCAATTTGCCATCAAGACCCTGCTCGGCGGTGGTCTGGCGCTGTGGTGCGCGCTGCGTTTCGGCCTGGAGCAGCCGCAGTGGGCGCTGATGACCGCGTTCATCGTCGCCCAGCCGCTGTCTGGCATGGTCGTGCAGAAGGGCCTGGCACGGCTGCTCGGCACGCTGGTCGGCACCTTCATGGCCGTGGTGATGATGGGGCTGTTCGCCCAGGCGCCGCTGCTGTTCATACTGGCGTTCGCCTTGTGGTTGGCGTTGTGTACAGCGTCCTCGACCATGTTGCGCAGCGCCTGGTCGTACTCCTTCGTGCTGGCCGGCTACACCGTGGCGATCATCGCCTTGCCGGCCATCGGCAAGCCGCATGTGGTATTCGATGAAGCCATCGCCCGCTGCACGGAAATCTGTCTGGGCATCATCTGCGCCACCCTGAGCAGCGCTTTGCTCTGGCCGCAGCGCGTCGAGCGGCAACTGGCGCAGCAGGCGCGCAATGCCTGGCAGGCCGGCGTTGCGGCTTCGCGCCAGGCGCTGGCGGGTGAGGCTGATTCGCGACAGGGCTTGCTGGAGGTGCTGGCGCGTATCGTCGCCGTCGACGCCCAGCGCGAGCACGCCTGGTTTGAGGGTGCCCGTGGTCGCCAGCGTGCCGTGGCGTTGCGGGTGTTGAGTCGTGATCTGCTCGGCATGCTGCGTCTGGCTCGTGGGGTGGCGCGGCAGTGGCGGCAACTGAGCGGTGTCGAGGCGCAGGCGGTCGCGCCCTGGTTGCAGGTGGTGGACGAGCGCCTGCAGCAGGCGCAGCCAGAAAGCTTGTTGGAATTGGTCGAGCAACTGCGCCATGCGGCGCAGGACGAAGAATTGAGCGGTGGCCAGCAGCTGTGCCTGGAACGCTTGATGGTGCTGCTGTTGCGTGTCGAGGATGCCAGTCGTGCCTTGCTCGCAGTCGAGGAGGGCAGAGCACCGGCCGATGCGCCGCGCGCCTTGTCCTGGCACTACGATTGGCAGACTGCGCTGGTGTATGGCTCGCGCAGCGCGCTGACCTTCCTGGTTCTGGCTGCATTCTGGCTGGCCACTGGCTGGACCCACGCCACCGGCGCGCTGCTGCTGGCCTGCGTGGTGTGCAGCCTGTTCGCCCGGCTCGAAGCGGCGCCGCAGATCGGCATGATGTTTCTGCGCGGCATCTTCTATGCGCTGCCAGTGGCGTTCTTCGTGGGTCAGATTCTGATGCCGCAGATCGACGGTTTCGTGATGCTCTGCATGGTGCTGGGCGTGCCGCTGTTCTTCGGTGTGTTGGGCATGGCCAAGCCAGCGACGGCTGCGACCTCGACCTCGTTTTGCCTGCACTTCATCGTGCTCTGCCTGCCGGCACCGGGTGTCGGCTACAACGTCGAGTTCTTCCTCAATGAGGCGCCAGGCATGCTGATAGGCGTGGGTTGTGCGGTGATGGCTTTCAAGCTGGTGGTGCTGCGCAATCCGGTCTGGCATGGCCGGCGCCTGATGCAGGCGATCCTGACCGACCTCGGGCGCCTGACCCGTCGCGACCTGGGCCGCGCCGAAAACTGGTTCGGCGGGCGCATGGCTGATCGTCTGCTGCAGTTGGCGCGGCATTATCCGGCGCGGCCGGATCAGGCGCGCAGCCGCTGGGACGATGGCGTGGCTGGCCTTGATCTGGGCGACGAGTTGCTGCACCTGCGCAAGTGCCTGGCCAATGCCGATGCCGGCCTGGCAAGGTCGCAGCAGCGTTTCCTGGAACACCTCGATGACGCGCTGGAGCGTGGCCCCGCTCCAGGGCGTGAAGACGATCTGAACGCAGCGGTGGCCGAATTGCAGGAGGCCCTGCGCGCCTGCACGCCCAGCATCGACAAGCGCCTGGCCGAGGCGGCGCTATTGCAGCTGCAGAGCGGCTGGCGTCATTGGTGTCACGTGAAAGGGGAGGCCCATGGGCTTACATGAATGGTCGCTGGGTGGCGTATTGCTGAGCCCGATGGCGGCCTACGCGGTATTGGCGCTGTTGCTGACTGGCGTGTTGCGCCTGGGCTTGCAGCGCATAGGGTTGTCGCGCTGGATCTGGCACGAAGCCCTGTTCGATTGTGCCTTGTATGTCTGTGTCCTAGCGGCCGTGATTGCCGTGCTGGGGCGGTAAGGAGAGAAAGCATGCGTTCGACCATTCGAGTCGGCATCACCCTGGCCATGGTGGTGGCGGCGATCTTCGCCGGCTCCTGGATCTGGCAGCACTATATGTACTCGCCCTGGACGCGCGACGCCCGCGTGCGCGCCGACGTAGTGACCATCGCCCCGGACGTGTCCGGCTGGGTGGTCGAGCTCAAGGTGCGCGACAACCAGCAGGTCAAGGCAGGTGATCTGCTGATGAGCATCGACCGCGACCGCTATCAAGCGGCGGTGGAGAAGGCCAAGGCGGTGGTGGACATTCGCCGCCAGCAGTTGAGCCTGCGCGAGCACGAGGCTTCGCGCCGCTCGCGCCTGGGTGCCCAAGCAATCAGCGCCGAGCTGCTGGAAAACGCGCAGATCAATGCCGAGATGGCGCGCAGCGAATACCGCGAGGCGCAGGCCGATCTACGTGTGGCCGAGCTGAATCTGGCGCGCAGCGAAGTGCATGCCCCGCGCGATGGGCAGATTACCAACCTGGTGCTGGCGCAGGGCAACTACGTGAATGCCGGGCAGGCGGTGATGGCGCTGGTCGATACCCAGTCGTTCTACGTACAGGCGTATTTCGAGGAGACCAAGCTGCCGCGCATTCAGGTCGGCGCGCCGGTGGAGGTCTGGTTGATGGGCGGGGATCAGCAGATTCGCGGCGAGGTGGACAGCATCAGCCGCGGCATCACCGACCGCAACGCCAGCCCGGACGGGCAGTTGCTGGCCGATGTCGAGCCGACCTTCAACTGGGTGCGCCTGGCGCAGCGTATTCCGGTACGGATCAGGTTGGATGAGGTACCCGAGGGTTTGGTGCTGAGTGCTGGCATGACTGCCAGTGTAAGGGTGGAGTAGGGCGGTTCTGACTGGTAGGAGCCGCGCCTCGCGGCGAATGGCTCAGGCAACGTCGATAATGAGTTGAACCCACTATTCGCCCCGGGGCGGGGCTCCTACACATTGTGTCAGGCGCGCTCGATCTGTGCCGGCGTGCGGCGCATCAGCACCTTGCCATGGCGCACTGACACCAGCGCGTGGCCCTGGCTGCGCACCATCTCGTAATCGTCCGGCGCCGACAGGATCAGCAGGTTGGCCGGGCGACCCACTTCCAACCCATACCCTTCACCCAGGTTCAGCGCCCGCGCCGAGTTGTCGGTGATCAGATCCAGGCTGCGCTTGAGGTCTTCGTAGCCAAGCATGTGGCAGATGTGCAGGCCGGCTTCGAGGATGCGCAGGATGTTGCCGTTGCCCAGCGGGTACCAGGGATCGACGATGGAATCCTGGCCGAAGCAGACGTTCATGCCGGCGCGGTCGATCTCCGCCACGCGGGTCAGGCCGCGGCGTTTCGGGTAGGTGTCGAAGCGGCCTTGCAGGTGGATGCTCTCGGTGGGGCAGGAGATGAAGCTGATGCCGCTCATCTTCAGCAGGCGGAACAGCTTGGAGCAGTAGGCGTTGTCGTAAGAGCCCATGGCGGTGGTGTGGCTGGCGGTGACGCGCGCGCCCATGCCTCGCACGCGAGCTTCCTCGGCCAGCACCTCGAGAAAGCGCGACTGCGGGTCGTCGGTCTCGTCGCAGTGCACGTCCACCAGGCAGCCGCTGCGTTCGGCCAGGTCCATGAGGAACTTGATCGACGCCACGCCCTGGTCACGGGTGTTCTCGAAGTGCGGGATGCCGCCGACCACGTCGGCGCCCAGCTCGATGGCCTGCTCCATCAGTGCGCGACCATTGGCATAGGACTCGATGCCCTCCTGCGGGAAGGCGACGATCTGCAGGTCGATCAGGTGGCGGGTTTCCTCGCGCACTTCGAGCATGGCCTTGAGCGCGGCCAGGGTCGGGTCGGTGACGTCGACGTGGGTGCGCACGTGCTGGATGCCATGGTCGACCAACATGTCGATGGTCTTCTTGGCGCGCGTCTTGGTGTCTTCATGGGTGACCAGCGCCTTGCGCTCGGCCCAGCGCTCGATGCCCTCGAACAGCGTGCCGCTCATGTTCCAGGCCGGCTCGCCGGCTGTGAGCGTGGCATCGAGGTGGATGTGCGGCTCGACAAAGGGTGGCACCACGAGATTGCCGGCTGCGTCCAGGTCGCCCTCGGCGATGGGGTGCAGGGCGTGCTGGGCCTCGATGACGGCGATGCGCTCATCGTCCAGGGTGATGCGATGCAGGCCGTCGCGGCCGCGCAGGCGGGCATTGTGGATGATCATCAGGTTTCCTCTCAGGCAGGCGACGACAGGCGCCGGATCAACAGCGCAACGCTGATGTTCAGGCGGTCGTGCGGATCTTCGAACGAGCAGCCGGTCAGCGCTTCGATGCGTTGTAAACGGTAGCTCAGGGTATTGCGGTGGACGTTGAGGCGTTGCGCGGCCAGGGCCAGGTTACCGTTCTCGGCGAACCAGGCCTCCAGCGTCGGCATCAGCACCGGTTGGTGGCGCGAGTCGTCGCCGATCAGCGCGCCGAGCACACGTTCGACGAAGCGATCGAGCAGGCTGCGGTCGCGGATCGCACCGAGCAGCTCCAGCACGCCCAGTTCATTGAAACTGCACAGACCCAGGCGCTCGGGAAAGCGCTGCGCCACAGCCAGGGCCTGACGCGCCTCACCCAGACCCTGGGCGAAACGTTGCGCCTCGCAGCCGGCGCTGCCCAGACCGAGGAACAGACGTAGCGGGCCAAGCTGCGGGCGCAGTTCGTCGAGCAGCGCAGTCATGGCCTGGCGATTACGGGCTTCGGCCTGGCCGTCAGGGCAGGGCAGCAGGGCGATCCAGTGGCGGCCCTGACTGACCAGTGGCAAGGCATTGCCGAGTTCGCCGAGGCTCTGTTCCAGGCGCCGTTGCAGCAGTTGCTGACGGCTCTGCAACTGGCGCTCGGCGTCTTCATCAGGCAAGTCGCCGAACAGTTGCTCGCTGCCGTCGAGACGCAACAGCGCCACTTGACGCGGTACGTGCAGCGCCAGGCCCAGGCTGTCGCCGCGTTGCAGCAAAACGTCGAGCGACTGGTAGTCACCGTCGAGCACCTGCTCCAGCACATGCTGGCGCGAGCGGCCGAGCTGCTGCGCCTGCACCAGCGCGGTGCCGATGGCCTGGGTGACCACCACCATCTTCAGCGCGTAGGGCTGCTCGATCAGTGGCAGGTTCAGGCGCTCGGCTTCGGCGATGACGCTGGGCGGGATGGCCTGGATGAACTCGGCGCCGGTAAGGATGACCATGCCGGCGACGACGCGCTCATGACCCTCACGCACCAGGCGCAGCAGGTTGGCTTCGTCGCGCGGGTGGTTGATGCCGGTGATGAAGATCAGCTCGCCACCCATCACCCAGTCGGCGATGCCTTCGTTCTCCGCCACGTAGGGCCAGCGCACGGCATTGTCGCGTCCGGCCTGGCCAGCACGCAGGTGCATGCTGGCCAGACCGGGCAGAGCGAGCACGTCAGCGACGGTCAGGCTCACGCGCCAGCGACCTGCTGGCGGCTGGCCAGGGCCTTGTTCGCCTCGAACAGCACCACGTAGGCCAGGGCAGCCACGGCGATGCCCACCAGCGGCGCGACCCAGGGCGAGAAGTAGGCGCTCAGCGCACCGATCAGGTAGGCGCCCAGGCCGACCCAGTTGAATGCGGGCAGGCGCACATCGGCCAGTATCGGGTAGCGCGCGCGGTGGCCGTAGAAGAAGTCAGCCATGATCACACCGCCAATTGGCGGGATGATAGAACCGAGCAGAATCAGGAAGGGGATCAGCATCTCGTACATGCCGCCGATGGCCAGCAGGGTGCCGATGCCGGCGCCGACCAGGGTCACGGTCTTGCGCTTGCCAGTGCGCAGCAGGTTGCAGCCGGCTGCTGCGAAGTTGTAGATGGTGTTGTCCTGGGTGGTCCACAGGTTGAGGAACAGCATGATCACGGCAGCCATGGACAGGCCCTGCAGCACCAGCACTTCGACCACGTCCGGTTGCTGGTAGACGATGGCGCCATAGGCACCGGCGACGATCATCAGGCCATTGCCGATGAAGAAGCCGAACAGGCTGGCCAGCACCGCGACGCGGCCGCTCTTGGCGAAGCGCGTCCAGTTGGTGGCCTGGGTGGCGCCGCTGACGAAGGTGCCGAAGACCAGGGTGATGGCCACGCTCAGGCTCATGCTCTCGGACGGTTCCACCGCGAGCAGGCCAGCGAGGCCGCCGATATCACGGGTGGCGATCCACAGCGAAGCCACCAGCAGCACCAGCATGGCCGGCACGGCGACGCGCGAGAGCAGATCCAGGCCCTTGTAGCCGACGAAGGCGGTGAGGCAGAAACCGAAGCCGAACAGCACCATCAGCGGGATGGTCAGGCCTTCGGGCAGGCCGAGAATCTTCACCAGGACGATGGCGATGGTCGCCGTGCCCCAGGCGTACCAGCCGATCTGGGTGAAGCCAAGAAGCATGTCGGACAGCTTGCTGCCCACCTCGCCGAAGCAGAAACGGCCCATCAGTACCGAGTTCAGCCCACTGCGGCAGGCGATCAGACCCAGTACGGCAGCATACAGACCGAGTAGCAGGTTACCGATCACTGCAGCCCAGAGCAGGGTGGTGAAGTCGAAGGCCATACCGATCTTGCCGCCAGCGAACATGGTGGCGGTGAAGAAGGTGAAACCGAACAACAGGATGGCGGTGGAGAACAGCCCCTTGCGCGCGCCGTTGGGCACCTCGCTCAGGGGGTAATCGCTATCGGGGGTGGCGTTGCTCATGGACCTGGCTCCGGTAAGGGTGTGAAGCCTTGGCGATAGCAGGGGGCGTGCCAGAAAGCAGCGCAGCGGGCTGCTTGGTAAGGTAGTCAAAGGGTTTTGTGCGAAACGCACAAGGAAACGCACTTATACGGCGCCAGGTCGCTCAAGGTTTGTGAGTGTAGAACAAAAGTGGTGCGCGACGCAGCGGTCGCGCACCAGTGTGTGGCGATTCAGTTGACGGTGACCTGCGGCATCGGTGGCATCGTTACGGTCTGCTCGCTGGCCGGGGCGAGCACTTCGGCTTCGCCATCGACCACTTGCTTGCCGTCCTGGTTGAACACGCGGGTGGCGATACGCACGCGGTTCTTCGGCAGTTTTTCCAGTACTTCCAGCTTCACGGTAAGGGTATCGCCGAGTTTTACCGGGCGGGTGAACTTGAGCTGTTGGCCAAGGTAGATGGTGCCCGGGCCAGGCAGGCGGCAGGCAATGGCGGCACTGATCAGCGCACCGGTGAACATGCCATGGGCGATGCGCTCCTTGAACATGGTCTCGGCGGCGAAGGCGGCGTCCAGGTGTACCGGGTTGTTGTCGCCGGATACCGCAGCGAACAGTTGCACGTCGCGTTCTTCGACCTGCTTTTCGAAGCTCGCCTGCTGGCCAATTTCGAGGGCTTCGTAGGGGATATTGGTTACCTGGGTCATGGACACTCCTTGATTGGGCTTCGACCATGGCTCAGCGCCTGCTGCAGCCAGTCGATCAGGTGGGCGGTGACCTCGTCGCGATTGCTCTCGTTGAGCAGCTCATGACGGGCCTCGGGATAAATCTTCAGTTGCACGTCGCGCACGCCGGCCTCGCGCAGGGCGCCAGCCAGATCACTCAGGCGCTTGCCGTCGCTGACCGGATCGCGCGAGCCGCCGATCACCAGCAGCGGCAAGTCGGCATCGATCTGCGCCAGGTTGCTGGGCGGGGTGATGTGCTGCAGGCCATCGAGCAGGTCGCACCACAACTGCGTGGTGCAGACGAAACCGCACAGCGGATCGGTCACGTATTTGTCCACTTCCGCCGGGTCGCGGCTGAGCCAGTCGAAGGCCGTACGGTTGGGCTTGAAAGCCTTGTTGAACGAGCCGAAGGAGAGAAAATCGATGACCTTGCTGCGCCCTTTGGGGCCCAGGCGCCAGCGCTCGAAGCCGGCGATCAGTCTGGCGGCCTTGTACAGCGCCACGGGCTGGTAATTGGAGCCCGACAGCACGGCGCCCTGCAGGCTGCAGCTATGGCCCAGCAGATAGGCCATACCGATGTAGCTGCCCATGCTGTGGCCGAACAGGAAGATTGGCGTATGCGGGTGCTGCTGGCGAATGTGGTGGTTGAGGGTGGACAGGTCGCCGACCACCTTGCTCCAGCCGTCTTCATCGGCGTAGTGGCCAAGGGTGCCGCGTTCGGCGGTAGCGCCATGGCCGCGCTGATCCAGCGCGTAGAGCGCGAAGCCTGCCGCGACCAGGGCTTCAGCCAGGCGTGCGTAGCGCAGGCTGTGCTCGGCCATACCATGGGCCAGCATGACCGCCGCGCGTGGCGGCTCGTCGCCGTACCAGTGATTGACCTGCAATGGCGTGCCATCGCTGGCGTTGATAACGAAGGCGTCGTGGCGCATGGCGAATCCTTGTGCCGGGAGTTGGCGGCATTGTGCACCTTGGCCGTCATCACGCAAAGCACAGTCGAATTTCCATCGAGCCGCAAAGATCGGTTACGAATCACTACATTTATTGCGAAATTCAGCCCATCAATGACGCCTTCGAGCTATTTGCGGCGCCGCTCTGAACTGCTACTTTCCGGGCAGTCCCGCACTGCGGGCCAGATCACTTCAGGGGAAGAGGACAAGAACAATGCAACCTGATTTCTGGAACGACAAGCGCGCTCCCGGCGTGCCTAACGATATCGACCTGTCCAGCTACAAGTCGGTGATCGAAGTATTCGAGCGCTCATGCAAACGTTTCGCCGACCGTCCGGCCTTCAGCAATCTCGGCGTGACGCTGACCTATGCCGAGCTGGATCGTCTCTCCGCGACCTTCGCCGCCTACCTGCAGAAGCACACCGACCTGAAGCCGGGCGATCGTATCGCGGTGCAGATGCCCAACGTGCTGCAGTATCCCATCGCCGTGTTCGGCGCCATGCGCGCAGGGCTGATCGTGGTCAACACCAACCCGCTGTACACCGCGCGCGAGATGCGCCACCAGTTCAAGGATGCCGGGGTGAGAGCGCTGGTGTACCTGAACATGTTCGGCAAGCTGGTGCAGGAAGTGCTGCCGGATACCGAGATCGAGTACCTGATCGAAGCCAAGATGGGCGACATGCTGCCGAGTCTCAAGGGCTGGCTGGTCAACACCGTGGTGAAGAAGGTCAAGAAGATGGTGCCCGACTACCATCTGCCCCAGGCCATTGCCTTCAAGCAGGTGCTCAAGCAGGGCCACGGCCAGACGCTGGCGCCGGTCAAGGTCGGTCACGACGATATCGCCGTGCTGCAATACACCGGCGGTACCACCGGCGTGGCCAAGGGCGCCATGCTCACCCACGGCAACCTGGTGGCCAACATGCTGCAGGTGGACGCCTGCCTGGCGCAGCTCGGTGATGACGGCACGCCGCTGATGAAGCAGGGGCAGGAGATCATGATCGCGCCGCTGCCGCTTTACCACATCTATGCCTTCACCGCGAACTGCATGTGCATGATGGTCAACGGCAACCAGAACGTGTTGATCACCAATCCGCGCGACATCCCCGGCTTCGTCAAGGAGCTGGGCAAGTGGAAATTTTCTGCGCTGCTGGGTCTGAACACCCTGTTCGTCGCGCTGATGGATCACCCCGAGTTCAAGAACCTCGACTTCTCCAACCTCAAGGTCACCAACTCCGGCGGTACGGCGCTGGTCAAGGCCACCGCCGAGCGTTGGCAGCAGATGACCGGCTGCACCGTGGTGGAAGGTTACGGCCTGACCGAAACCTCGCCGGTGGCCAGTACCAACCCCTATGGCGACAAGGCGCGCCTGGGCACTGTCGGCATTCCGGTGCCGGGCACGGCGTTCAAAGTGATCGACGACGACGGCAACGAGATGCCGCTGGGCGAGCGCGGCGAGCTGTGCATCAAGGGGCCGCAGGTGATGAAGGGCTACTGGCAGCGTGAGGAAGCGACCGCCGAAGTGCTCGACGCCGAGGGCTGGTTCAAGACCGGCGACATCGCGGTGATCGACCCGGACGGCTTCGTGCGTATCGTCGACCGCAAGAAGGACATGATCATCGTCTCCGGCTTCAACGTGTACCCCAACGAGAT
Proteins encoded in this window:
- a CDS encoding DUF1656 domain-containing protein, which codes for MGLHEWSLGGVLLSPMAAYAVLALLLTGVLRLGLQRIGLSRWIWHEALFDCALYVCVLAAVIAVLGR
- a CDS encoding alpha-ketoglutarate-dependent dioxygenase AlkB family protein, which gives rise to MLFADPLPALADAELDYLPGWVDPALADNWLHMLVEQTPWQQPELFIHGRYHRTPRLTAWYGDPEARYRYSGKIHEPLPWTPLLNEIRQRIEKEVGQSLNAVLLNHYRDGQDSMGWHSDAEPELGRNPLIASLNLGGSRRFDLRRVGSTRIEHSLTLEHASLLVMRGPTQHHWQHQVAKTRQACAPRLNLTFRLIRFPL
- the codA gene encoding cytosine deaminase, which codes for MIIHNARLRGRDGLHRITLDDERIAVIEAQHALHPIAEGDLDAAGNLVVPPFVEPHIHLDATLTAGEPAWNMSGTLFEGIERWAERKALVTHEDTKTRAKKTIDMLVDHGIQHVRTHVDVTDPTLAALKAMLEVREETRHLIDLQIVAFPQEGIESYANGRALMEQAIELGADVVGGIPHFENTRDQGVASIKFLMDLAERSGCLVDVHCDETDDPQSRFLEVLAEEARVRGMGARVTASHTTAMGSYDNAYCSKLFRLLKMSGISFISCPTESIHLQGRFDTYPKRRGLTRVAEIDRAGMNVCFGQDSIVDPWYPLGNGNILRILEAGLHICHMLGYEDLKRSLDLITDNSARALNLGEGYGLEVGRPANLLILSAPDDYEMVRSQGHALVSVRHGKVLMRRTPAQIERA
- the ccoM gene encoding cytochrome c oxidase subunit CcoM, which gives rise to MFVDTVVLAGVGTVLLMVAFFGGVGYFIWKDAHKRKQS
- the codB gene encoding cytosine permease, which encodes MSNATPDSDYPLSEVPNGARKGLFSTAILLFGFTFFTATMFAGGKIGMAFDFTTLLWAAVIGNLLLGLYAAVLGLIACRSGLNSVLMGRFCFGEVGSKLSDMLLGFTQIGWYAWGTATIAIVLVKILGLPEGLTIPLMVLFGFGFCLTAFVGYKGLDLLSRVAVPAMLVLLVASLWIATRDIGGLAGLLAVEPSESMSLSVAITLVFGTFVSGATQATNWTRFAKSGRVAVLASLFGFFIGNGLMIVAGAYGAIVYQQPDVVEVLVLQGLSMAAVIMLFLNLWTTQDNTIYNFAAAGCNLLRTGKRKTVTLVGAGIGTLLAIGGMYEMLIPFLILLGSIIPPIGGVIMADFFYGHRARYPILADVRLPAFNWVGLGAYLIGALSAYFSPWVAPLVGIAVAALAYVVLFEANKALASRQQVAGA
- a CDS encoding efflux RND transporter periplasmic adaptor subunit — encoded protein: MRSTIRVGITLAMVVAAIFAGSWIWQHYMYSPWTRDARVRADVVTIAPDVSGWVVELKVRDNQQVKAGDLLMSIDRDRYQAAVEKAKAVVDIRRQQLSLREHEASRRSRLGAQAISAELLENAQINAEMARSEYREAQADLRVAELNLARSEVHAPRDGQITNLVLAQGNYVNAGQAVMALVDTQSFYVQAYFEETKLPRIQVGAPVEVWLMGGDQQIRGEVDSISRGITDRNASPDGQLLADVEPTFNWVRLAQRIPVRIRLDEVPEGLVLSAGMTASVRVE
- a CDS encoding PucR family transcriptional regulator, coding for MSLTVADVLALPGLASMHLRAGQAGRDNAVRWPYVAENEGIADWVMGGELIFITGINHPRDEANLLRLVREGHERVVAGMVILTGAEFIQAIPPSVIAEAERLNLPLIEQPYALKMVVVTQAIGTALVQAQQLGRSRQHVLEQVLDGDYQSLDVLLQRGDSLGLALHVPRQVALLRLDGSEQLFGDLPDEDAERQLQSRQQLLQRRLEQSLGELGNALPLVSQGRHWIALLPCPDGQAEARNRQAMTALLDELRPQLGPLRLFLGLGSAGCEAQRFAQGLGEARQALAVAQRFPERLGLCSFNELGVLELLGAIRDRSLLDRFVERVLGALIGDDSRHQPVLMPTLEAWFAENGNLALAAQRLNVHRNTLSYRLQRIEALTGCSFEDPHDRLNISVALLIRRLSSPA
- a CDS encoding FUSC family protein — its product is MRDSLLAFLAPSSQAVQFAIKTLLGGGLALWCALRFGLEQPQWALMTAFIVAQPLSGMVVQKGLARLLGTLVGTFMAVVMMGLFAQAPLLFILAFALWLALCTASSTMLRSAWSYSFVLAGYTVAIIALPAIGKPHVVFDEAIARCTEICLGIICATLSSALLWPQRVERQLAQQARNAWQAGVAASRQALAGEADSRQGLLEVLARIVAVDAQREHAWFEGARGRQRAVALRVLSRDLLGMLRLARGVARQWRQLSGVEAQAVAPWLQVVDERLQQAQPESLLELVEQLRHAAQDEELSGGQQLCLERLMVLLLRVEDASRALLAVEEGRAPADAPRALSWHYDWQTALVYGSRSALTFLVLAAFWLATGWTHATGALLLACVVCSLFARLEAAPQIGMMFLRGIFYALPVAFFVGQILMPQIDGFVMLCMVLGVPLFFGVLGMAKPATAATSTSFCLHFIVLCLPAPGVGYNVEFFLNEAPGMLIGVGCAVMAFKLVVLRNPVWHGRRLMQAILTDLGRLTRRDLGRAENWFGGRMADRLLQLARHYPARPDQARSRWDDGVAGLDLGDELLHLRKCLANADAGLARSQQRFLEHLDDALERGPAPGREDDLNAAVAELQEALRACTPSIDKRLAEAALLQLQSGWRHWCHVKGEAHGLT
- a CDS encoding MaoC family dehydratase, with amino-acid sequence MTQVTNIPYEALEIGQQASFEKQVEERDVQLFAAVSGDNNPVHLDAAFAAETMFKERIAHGMFTGALISAAIACRLPGPGTIYLGQQLKFTRPVKLGDTLTVKLEVLEKLPKNRVRIATRVFNQDGKQVVDGEAEVLAPASEQTVTMPPMPQVTVN